A stretch of the Argentina anserina chromosome 6, drPotAnse1.1, whole genome shotgun sequence genome encodes the following:
- the LOC126799352 gene encoding uncharacterized protein LOC126799352: MMLKVSVLMLLAMALAATTAHARLYLFGQLLTSSNQPHHNQDGSQLQVEQQKATTKVQPLGAIPYPECIKTCDTCFCTLIYPPELSMCICGDSVKSSSPKVTGQNSNKVNAKRAHVRVVQEKSITEVESLDAIPYPECMKTCDTCLCTLIYPPELSMCICGDSVKSSSPKVTGQNSNQVDAQRPKVQVIEEEKAITKVQSLGAIPYPECIKICGTCFCTPIYPPEQSMCICGDSVKSSTTKAEGRALSM, translated from the exons ATGATGTTGAAAGTGAGTGTCTTGATGTTGCTTGCCATGGCTTTGGCAGCAACTACTGCTCATGCTCGCTTATACCTATTTGGCCAGCTGCTTACCTCTAGTAaccaaccacaccataatcAAG ACGGATCACAATTGCAGGTGGAACAACAAAAAGCAACTACTAAAGTTCAGCCTTTAGGCGCCATTCCATATCCAGAATGCATCAAAACATGCGACACATGTTTTTGCACACTAATTTATCCGCCTGAACTATCTATGTGCATTTGTGGCGACTCTGTCAAATCATCAAGCCCTAAAGTGACCGGTCAGAATAGCAACAAAGTGAATGCGAAGAGAGCACATGTGCGGGTGGTGCAAGAAAAATCAATTACTGAAGTTGAGTCTTTAGACGCCATTCCATATCCAGAATGCATGAAAACATGCGACACATGTCTTTGCACACTAATTTATCCACCTGAACTATCTATGTGCATTTGTGGTGACTCTGTCAAATCATCAAGCCCTAAAGTTACCGGTCAGAATAGCAACCAAGTGGATGCACAGAGACCAAAGGTACAGgtgatagaagaagaaaaagcaaTTACAAAAGTTCAGTCTTTAGGTGCTATTCCATATCCAGAATGCATCAAAATATGCGGCACATGTTTTTGCACACCAATTTATCCGCCTGAACAATCAATGTGCATTTGTGGTGACTCTGTCAAATCATCAACTACTAAAGCTGAAGGCAGAGCCCTCTCCATGTAG